Part of the Tolypothrix sp. PCC 7910 genome, ATTGGTGTGATAAATGGCACTATAGAACAAAAGGTTAGAAACATATTACAAAATTTTAATGTCCAAACTCCTGTTAAGATTAACTCTAGTTGGTACTACTAAACATTATTAAATAGTACAATACAAAGTTAGATAGTACATTTGTACGTCATAGGTGGCATTGGGAGATGATTGAGTTTAAGCAAGGCAACCTATTAGAAGAAAATGCCGAAGCCTTAGTAAACACCGTTAATTGTGTCGGTGTCATGGGTAAAGGTATTGCCTTGCAATTTAAGCAAGCTTATCCTGACAACTTCCGCCACTATGAGAAAGCCTGTAAAGCTAGTGAAGTCCAGCCAGGGCGGATGTTTACCGTAGCAACAGGTAGTCTATTTCATCCTAGATACATAATTAACTTCCCCACTAAGCGTCACTGGAAAGGTAAGTCAAAAATAGAAGATATTAAAAGTGGACTGGTGGCTTTAGTTACAGAAGTGCAGAAATTAGGTATTACTTCAATTGCTATTCCACCTTTAGGATGCGGAAATGGAGGTTTGGAATGGTTTGAAGTGAAGCTTTTGATAGAATCAGCCTTTGCTCAACTGCCGGATGTAAGGGTAATTATCTTTGAACCGACAGGCGCACCAGCGGCAGAAAAAATGCCTGTTGCTACTGAAAAGCCAAAAATGACCCGCGCTCGTGCTTTGTTTATTCACTTGCTGGAACTGTACGGAATTCCAGGTTATGAGTTAACTAAGTTAGAAATTCAAAAACTTGCCTATTTCCTGCAAGAAGCTGGAGAAACTTTAAAGCTGCCTTATAAAGAACATAAATATGGCCCCTATGCTAACGATCTCAATCATGCGTTGAAACGCCTCGAAGGGCATTTCATTCGCGGTTATGGTGACGGAACCAGCAAAGCCGACAGTGCTGAAATTTATGTATTATCAGAAGGTAGAGAAGCAGCAGAAGCTTTTTTAGAAACAGAAATAGATGCCCAGGAGCGTTTAGAGCGAGTTGGCAACCTCATATATGGCTTTGAAACACCTTACGGTATGGAACTGCTAGCCACAGTTCATTGGGTTGCAACCAAAGAACCTAACCCAGCACAAGATAGTGAGCAGGCGATCGCCCTGGTGCATCAATGGAGCGATCGTAAGCGCAAGCTATTTAAACCTGAACATATTCGCAAAGCTTGGCAGCGTTTATATGAGCAAAACTGGCTAAATCTTAAAGAGGAAATAACTTCTTGAATATTCTCTCAAGAAAGTTCCATATAAAATTCCAACACAAAGTTTGCCTTACCTCTGTATTCTTTACAGGGTTACTGTCATTTATTGAACCTGAAGAGGAATTACATTTTTCACATGAACAGCTTTTTCGTTTATGAAGCCTGTAATATTCTTGCTCCAGAGTAATTAATCCTGCCTTTTTGAAGTCTGATTTATTCAGACGGAGTTGATACTGTTTGTAGAAGTGTTTGCTTACTTCTTTCCGAATCCATTTATCCAATTCACGTATTTGTTGGATGTCTGTAATAACCATAAAAAAGCCCATCCAACTTTTTACTCTTTCTCCTAGCACACCACCACATACATCACATATTTTCTCACCACGACCAGTTACTTTTCTATTAATCACATATTTGATAAAAAAGCTAAATCTATGTTTTACATTTTTACCAGTTTTATAAGAAAGCTCTTTATTAATTTTTTCTGTGATTCTTTCCTGAAAACGTAAAATGTTTCTTGGTTTAATTTTGATATGCTCAAGATTGAATTGAAACCCAACAAACTCTAAACTATCTTTAGCTATATCAACAGATTTTGTTTTATTTTTATCAATATGCAATTCTAGCTTTATCTCTTGTAGCTTTTGAGCAACTTCTTTATTTACTAAAGCAATTAATTCTTCTTGTTTTAAGAGTATGACAAAATCATCTGCATAACGAACGTATCTCAGAGGATATTTTTTCGCTAAATCATTGAT contains:
- a CDS encoding macro domain-containing protein, with translation MIEFKQGNLLEENAEALVNTVNCVGVMGKGIALQFKQAYPDNFRHYEKACKASEVQPGRMFTVATGSLFHPRYIINFPTKRHWKGKSKIEDIKSGLVALVTEVQKLGITSIAIPPLGCGNGGLEWFEVKLLIESAFAQLPDVRVIIFEPTGAPAAEKMPVATEKPKMTRARALFIHLLELYGIPGYELTKLEIQKLAYFLQEAGETLKLPYKEHKYGPYANDLNHALKRLEGHFIRGYGDGTSKADSAEIYVLSEGREAAEAFLETEIDAQERLERVGNLIYGFETPYGMELLATVHWVATKEPNPAQDSEQAIALVHQWSDRKRKLFKPEHIRKAWQRLYEQNWLNLKEEITS
- a CDS encoding reverse transcriptase domain-containing protein, translated to MSKGLDELLTEYFQPEKLKAAFEAYERQKTDFLQQGEPKVQMGVDGISYQTFKKELDLRCQLLSNRLLKGTYQFYTFRQIEKDKPSGGKRILSIASIRDVIVQKVLYDAIYTEIEKDFRATPILDKVSCAYRKGKSAPYAASLIHGYIKQGFIFALDADIVKFFDRLSHEYLFEIIERKLGQDTPATKLLKRFIKTGGLPHKNQHGKIYGYRFFHRRKPILNKQRIIRTQGIPQGGVLSGMLANLYLHEFDCWVINDLAKKYPLRYVRYADDFVILLKQEELIALVNKEVAQKLQEIKLELHIDKNKTKSVDIAKDSLEFVGFQFNLEHIKIKPRNILRFQERITEKINKELSYKTGKNVKHRFSFFIKYVINRKVTGRGEKICDVCGGVLGERVKSWMGFFMVITDIQQIRELDKWIRKEVSKHFYKQYQLRLNKSDFKKAGLITLEQEYYRLHKRKSCSCEKCNSSSGSINDSNPVKNTEVRQTLCWNFIWNFLERIFKKLFPL